CGCGTACATCTTCCGGTCCGCCGCGGCGATCAGCTCCTCGAGCCGCGTTCCCGGTTCGAAGTACGTCGTTCCGACGCTCATCGAGAGCCGGAAAGCCATTCCGGCGTGCGCGTTCCACGCCTGGATCGCCGCCCGGAGCGACCGAATCGGCACTTCCACGTCCTCGTCGCGGTCCATCAGAGCGAGAACGACGAATTCGTCGCCGCCGATCCGGGCGACGACGTCCGTGTCCCGGAAGCTCGATCGGAGGAGTCCCGCCGCCGCCGTGATGGCCTCGTCGCCAACAAAGTGGCCGAACGTGTCGTTGATGGATTTGAGGCCGTCGACGTCGGCGAACACGAGCACCTCGCGCGTCCCCAGGCGCGCCGCGAACTTGACGCGATCCTCGGCGTGGATCAGGAACCCTCTCCGGTTGTAGAGCCCCGTGAGCTCATCCACCATCGAGAGGTCCCGGAGCGCTTCTTCGGCGCGGCGGCGCCCGAGGAGGTCCCGACGGATGAGGACGCCGGCGACCGAGACGAACCCCGCGGCGAGGATCGCGGTCAGCACGATGAACCGTTCGGTGCGCCGGGCACCTCGCAGCTCGGCGGCGGCACGCTGCGCGGCGAGGCGCTCTTCTTCGCGCTGCATCGAATGCAAACGCCGGCGGATCTCCGCCATCAGCTCGCGGCCGACACCCGACTTGACCTCCGCCACCGCCGCGTCCATGCTCCCGCGCTTCCACAGATCGACGGTTCGCTGCATTCGGGCGATCTTGGACACGATGAGGGGCTCGACGGCGTCGATGTGCCGGAGCTGGACGGGATCGTCCGCCGTTTTTCTGCGGAGTCCCTCGAGCTCCTCGCGCGCGAGCGCCGGCGCGTCGCGGAACGAGGCAAGGTACCGATCGTCGCCGGTGACG
The nucleotide sequence above comes from Thermoanaerobaculia bacterium. Encoded proteins:
- a CDS encoding CHASE3 domain-containing protein codes for the protein MKLSTSLKVGTGLAVMLVFLLLVAISALLSARMMARSAGLVERTLDVESDLSDLENAMLAAESATRGFLVTGDDRYLASFRDAPALAREELEGLRRKTADDPVQLRHIDAVEPLIVSKIARMQRTVDLWKRGSMDAAVAEVKSGVGRELMAEIRRRLHSMQREEERLAAQRAAAELRGARRTERFIVLTAILAAGFVSVAGVLIRRDLLGRRRAEEALRDLSMVDELTGLYNRRGFLIHAEDRVKFAARLGTREVLVFADVDGLKSINDTFGHFVGDEAITAAAGLLRSSFRDTDVVARIGGDEFVVLALMDRDEDVEVPIRSLRAAIQAWNAHAGMAFRLSMSVGTTYFEPGTRLEELIAAADRKMYA